A single region of the Halopiger xanaduensis SH-6 genome encodes:
- a CDS encoding DUF7472 family protein, which translates to MPEREQLIEIAAAVTSVLLMLGAMLFIGTAYGGTNGTLNPDGAQLLVGVIVGFILLMTAVGVGLAYVLNDPEDGLENEDDEVDAQNTV; encoded by the coding sequence ATGCCCGAGCGCGAGCAACTGATCGAAATCGCCGCCGCCGTGACCTCCGTCCTGCTGATGCTCGGTGCCATGCTCTTCATCGGCACCGCGTACGGCGGTACCAACGGGACGCTCAACCCCGACGGCGCCCAACTCCTCGTCGGCGTCATCGTCGGCTTCATTCTCCTGATGACGGCGGTCGGCGTCGGTCTCGCCTACGTATTGAACGACCCGGAAGACGGCCTCGAGAACGAGGACGACGAAGTCGACGCACAAAACACGGTCTGA
- the priL gene encoding DNA primase regulatory subunit PriL, which translates to MQRLHARYPFLEAARETVATETVDLGTVVEQDGAVVDRARQRVIAALEDGTVGEPHRDARVELLSYPVARVLVSMVDERVLVRKYARAEAATAYDRFTADLEDTTELKSVDSTGLDLEDLLAEFDLQGTVQETADGGGEYRIDVGTYVPLAEDLWEDGWRLVNQPLDRGAVPVDESDLLTLLREAIRTRIDDGLPFEVPDAIADALEEEAAAVRDVLADLDLTREIDTVVPDLFPPCMKALLDQIQKGEHLPHHSRFAITAFLTSIGMTTDEIVDLYRVNSSFGEEMTRYQTDHIRGDTSPTEYSPPSCATMQSYGDCVNKDDLCEQIPHPMAYYEERIDDADDDDLEDWRENGGEESEAASGD; encoded by the coding sequence ATGCAGCGACTGCACGCCCGGTACCCGTTCCTCGAAGCCGCCCGCGAGACCGTGGCGACCGAGACGGTCGATCTCGGCACCGTCGTCGAACAGGACGGGGCCGTCGTCGACCGCGCCCGCCAGCGCGTGATCGCCGCCCTCGAGGACGGGACGGTCGGCGAACCGCACCGCGACGCCCGCGTCGAACTGCTCTCCTACCCCGTCGCGCGCGTGCTCGTCTCGATGGTCGACGAGCGCGTCCTCGTGCGCAAGTACGCCCGCGCCGAGGCCGCGACCGCCTACGACCGCTTCACGGCCGATCTCGAGGACACGACCGAACTCAAGAGCGTCGACTCGACCGGGCTGGATCTCGAGGACCTGCTCGCGGAGTTCGATCTCCAGGGGACCGTTCAGGAGACCGCCGACGGCGGGGGCGAGTACCGGATCGACGTCGGGACGTACGTGCCGCTGGCCGAAGACCTCTGGGAGGACGGCTGGCGGCTCGTGAACCAACCGCTCGACCGGGGCGCGGTCCCGGTCGACGAAAGCGATCTCCTGACGCTGTTGCGCGAGGCGATCCGCACCCGGATCGACGACGGCCTTCCCTTCGAGGTCCCCGACGCGATCGCGGACGCGCTCGAGGAGGAGGCCGCAGCAGTACGGGACGTGCTCGCGGACCTCGATCTCACCCGCGAGATCGACACCGTCGTCCCCGACCTGTTCCCGCCCTGCATGAAGGCGCTGCTCGACCAGATCCAGAAGGGCGAACACCTGCCCCACCACTCCCGGTTCGCGATCACCGCCTTCCTGACGAGCATCGGGATGACGACCGACGAGATCGTCGACCTCTACCGCGTCAACTCGTCGTTCGGCGAGGAGATGACCCGCTACCAGACCGACCACATCCGCGGCGACACCTCGCCGACGGAGTACTCGCCGCCCTCCTGCGCGACGATGCAGTCCTACGGCGACTGCGTCAACAAGGACGACCTCTGCGAGCAGATCCCCCACCCGATGGCCTACTACGAGGAGCGGATCGACGACGCGGACGACGACGACCTCGAGGACTGGCGCGAGAACGGCGGCGAGGAGAGCGAAGCCGCGAGCGGCGATTAG
- a CDS encoding alpha/beta fold hydrolase codes for MPRATRDDVSIYYEHEKGGGDGAADPVVLLQGLGFGRWMWRWQREALRDKYQVIAPDTRGTGRSDAGLPPLLPRLPGRLRTPLLSRFGYSIEGLAADLEAVLEDAGVRSAHIVGASLGGMVAQQYAVEYPRASSLTLLCTSHGGPDAAPIPEDVRQQLLAGGGDGDRKRLRDSMRPVFSERFTNRNPHLMDRIVEWRREQDAGGPARIAQGAAVSNFDVADRLASVRVPTLIMHGTDDRVVPPANARLLAERIPDAELEHVDGGSHCFFVERDDRVNESLLSFLAEQER; via the coding sequence ATGCCACGGGCGACGCGCGACGATGTGTCGATCTACTACGAGCACGAAAAAGGTGGGGGCGACGGGGCCGCCGACCCGGTCGTCCTGCTGCAGGGACTGGGCTTCGGCCGCTGGATGTGGCGCTGGCAGCGCGAGGCGCTCCGCGACAAGTATCAGGTAATCGCGCCTGATACCCGCGGCACCGGCCGCTCGGACGCCGGGCTGCCGCCGCTGCTCCCGCGACTACCCGGTCGACTCCGGACGCCGCTGCTGTCCCGGTTCGGCTACTCGATCGAGGGGCTGGCCGCCGATCTCGAGGCCGTGCTCGAGGATGCAGGAGTGCGAAGCGCCCACATCGTCGGCGCGAGCCTGGGCGGGATGGTCGCCCAGCAGTACGCCGTCGAGTACCCGCGGGCCTCGTCGCTGACGCTGCTGTGTACGAGCCACGGCGGTCCCGACGCCGCGCCGATTCCCGAGGACGTCCGACAGCAACTGCTCGCAGGCGGCGGCGACGGCGACCGAAAGCGGCTCCGGGACTCGATGCGACCGGTCTTCTCCGAGCGGTTCACCAACCGAAACCCGCACCTCATGGACCGGATCGTCGAGTGGCGACGTGAGCAGGACGCCGGCGGCCCGGCGCGGATCGCGCAGGGCGCTGCCGTCTCGAACTTCGACGTCGCCGATCGACTGGCGTCCGTCCGCGTGCCGACGCTGATCATGCACGGAACCGACGACCGCGTGGTCCCGCCCGCGAACGCGCGGCTGCTCGCCGAGCGGATTCCAGACGCGGAACTCGAGCACGTCGACGGCGGCTCGCACTGTTTCTTCGTCGAACGCGACGACCGAGTGAACGAGTCGCTGCTGTCGTTTCTGGCAGAACAGGAGAGATAA
- a CDS encoding HalOD1 output domain-containing protein yields MPSVDDSEDALRYVATFDPDAGERASEAIVTAIAALVDDDPASLSPLYDAVDPDALNALVAHARRADDAGTHELRFTYEGFDVGVRTDGRIQIEDASAAAASIA; encoded by the coding sequence ATGCCCTCCGTTGACGATTCCGAAGACGCGCTGCGGTACGTTGCGACGTTCGATCCCGACGCCGGCGAACGCGCGAGCGAGGCGATCGTGACCGCGATCGCGGCCCTCGTCGACGACGATCCCGCGTCCCTCTCCCCGCTGTACGACGCCGTCGATCCGGACGCGCTCAACGCGCTCGTCGCACACGCGCGACGGGCCGACGACGCCGGGACGCACGAACTCCGATTCACCTACGAGGGGTTCGACGTCGGCGTCCGAACGGACGGCCGAATTCAGATCGAAGACGCGAGCGCGGCGGCGGCCTCGATCGCCTGA
- a CDS encoding helix-turn-helix domain-containing protein produces MATLVEFTVDGDEFPLGALFASLPDVAIELDRIVPTTGSLCPYVWIRGASPAQLEALELAYERGYFDEPRRATLEDLAAGVGITRQSLAGRLRRGHRNLLAGLFGFDRPSEQLSAERH; encoded by the coding sequence ATGGCAACGCTCGTCGAGTTCACCGTCGACGGCGACGAGTTCCCGCTCGGCGCGCTGTTCGCGTCGCTGCCGGACGTCGCGATCGAACTCGATCGGATCGTTCCGACGACGGGGTCGCTGTGTCCCTACGTCTGGATCCGCGGCGCGAGCCCGGCCCAGCTCGAGGCGCTCGAACTCGCGTACGAGCGGGGCTACTTCGACGAGCCGCGGCGGGCGACGCTCGAGGACCTCGCGGCCGGGGTCGGGATCACGCGCCAGTCGCTCGCCGGCCGGCTCCGCCGCGGCCACCGGAACCTGCTGGCCGGACTGTTCGGTTTCGATCGACCCAGCGAGCAGCTCTCGGCGGAACGGCACTGA
- a CDS encoding DNA polymerase sliding clamp, producing the protein MFKAIVSAETLTSALDSVSVLVDECKIHLEEDGLEIRAVDPANVGMVDLSLDAAAFESYEADGGLIGVDLSRLEDIAGMAESGQLIQLELDEETRKLHIQIDGLEYTLALIDPDSIRQEPDIPDLDLPAEVVLEGKDVNRSVTAADMVSDHIALGVNEGEEFFYVDAEGDTDDVHLELTREDLIDLQAGPAHSLFSLDYLKDMNKAIPSDAEVTLHLGEEFPVKMFFGFAEGQGQVTYMLAPRIQSD; encoded by the coding sequence ATGTTCAAGGCCATCGTGAGCGCGGAAACGCTCACCAGCGCGCTCGATTCGGTGAGCGTGCTGGTCGACGAGTGCAAGATCCACCTCGAGGAAGACGGGCTCGAAATTCGAGCCGTCGATCCCGCCAACGTCGGGATGGTCGACCTCTCGCTCGACGCGGCTGCGTTCGAATCGTACGAAGCCGACGGCGGGCTGATCGGCGTCGACCTCTCGCGGCTCGAGGACATCGCGGGGATGGCCGAATCCGGCCAGCTCATCCAGCTCGAACTCGACGAGGAAACCCGCAAACTCCACATCCAGATCGACGGGCTCGAGTACACGCTCGCGCTGATCGACCCCGATTCGATCCGCCAGGAACCCGACATTCCGGACCTCGACCTCCCCGCCGAGGTCGTCCTCGAGGGCAAGGACGTCAACCGCTCGGTCACCGCCGCCGATATGGTCAGCGACCACATTGCGCTCGGCGTCAACGAGGGCGAGGAGTTCTTCTACGTCGACGCGGAGGGCGACACCGACGACGTCCACCTCGAGCTTACCCGCGAGGACCTGATCGACCTGCAGGCCGGCCCGGCCCACTCGCTGTTCTCGCTGGACTACCTGAAGGACATGAACAAGGCGATTCCCTCGGACGCCGAGGTAACGCTGCACCTCGGCGAGGAGTTCCCCGTCAAGATGTTCTTCGGCTTCGCGGAGGGGCAGGGCCAGGTCACCTATATGCTCGCGCCGCGCATCCAGAGCGACTAA
- a CDS encoding universal stress protein gives MATHVLVPVDDSDPSDAALEFALEDQHDARITALHVIDPADLRDSPTLEMESAEDYGDFRLQQQEFSEQILDDAEERAREYGTSIETDQVVGAVADAVVEYADEHGVDRIVIGSHGRTGASRVLLGSVAETVARRAPVPVTIVR, from the coding sequence ATGGCCACACACGTTCTCGTTCCAGTAGATGACTCGGACCCGTCCGACGCCGCCCTCGAGTTCGCACTCGAGGACCAGCACGACGCGCGGATTACGGCGTTACACGTCATCGATCCGGCGGATCTCCGGGACTCGCCGACGCTCGAGATGGAGTCGGCCGAAGACTACGGCGACTTCCGCCTCCAGCAACAGGAGTTTTCGGAACAGATCCTCGACGACGCCGAGGAGAGAGCCCGGGAGTACGGCACGTCGATCGAGACGGATCAGGTGGTCGGCGCCGTCGCGGACGCGGTCGTCGAGTACGCCGACGAGCACGGCGTCGACCGGATCGTGATCGGCAGTCACGGCCGGACCGGCGCGAGCCGCGTCCTGCTCGGCAGCGTGGCGGAGACCGTCGCGCGGCGCGCGCCGGTGCCGGTGACGATCGTCCGCTGA
- a CDS encoding uracil-DNA glycosylase translates to MSDGDANPDEATDREFETEFADVLEAIPDEHFDRDQFVPGVGPLSADVMLVGEAPGGQEVKRGEPFVGRAGKQLDRALESIGYDRRDCYVTNLVKVRPPENRDPHVDEIEAWRPVLEAEIERVDPTVLVPMGSFATAEILDTDETITDLHGREFERNGRLVIPSFHPAAALYDRSKVDAIESDLETALERA, encoded by the coding sequence ATGAGCGACGGCGACGCCAACCCCGACGAGGCGACCGACCGGGAGTTCGAAACGGAGTTCGCCGACGTCCTCGAGGCCATCCCGGACGAACACTTCGATCGCGACCAGTTCGTCCCCGGCGTCGGGCCCCTGTCGGCCGACGTGATGCTCGTCGGCGAAGCCCCCGGCGGGCAGGAAGTGAAACGGGGCGAGCCGTTCGTCGGTCGGGCCGGCAAACAGCTGGATCGCGCCCTCGAGTCGATCGGCTACGATCGCCGCGACTGCTACGTTACGAACCTCGTCAAGGTCCGGCCGCCGGAGAACCGCGATCCCCACGTCGACGAGATCGAGGCCTGGCGGCCGGTTCTCGAGGCGGAAATCGAGCGCGTCGATCCGACGGTCCTCGTCCCGATGGGGAGCTTCGCGACCGCCGAGATTCTGGACACCGACGAGACGATCACCGATCTGCACGGGCGGGAATTTGAACGGAACGGGCGGCTCGTCATCCCGTCGTTCCACCCCGCGGCCGCGCTGTACGATCGAAGCAAGGTCGACGCGATCGAGTCGGATCTCGAGACGGCGCTCGAGCGGGCGTAG
- a CDS encoding DUF7127 family protein has protein sequence METPPELEAAAGRKEDAKITTREYEDEQVIAVDFGPSSGEPTLDVTENTAIVVVGDDQFEFEVPADATEVTVNDGILTIRS, from the coding sequence ATGGAAACACCACCCGAGCTGGAAGCCGCCGCGGGACGGAAAGAGGACGCGAAAATCACCACGCGCGAGTACGAGGACGAACAGGTCATCGCCGTCGATTTCGGGCCCAGCAGCGGCGAGCCGACGCTCGACGTCACCGAGAACACGGCGATCGTCGTCGTGGGTGACGACCAGTTCGAGTTCGAGGTCCCAGCCGACGCGACGGAGGTGACGGTCAACGACGGTATTTTGACGATCCGCAGCTGA
- a CDS encoding 23S rRNA (uridine(2552)-2'-O)-methyltransferase, which produces MTGRDHYYNKSKQEGYRSRAAYKLKQLDDLENVIDRGDAVVDLGAAPGGWLQVAAEKVGPEGRVVGVDLQRIKPFDDDINERVETIRGDMTEERTRDRVIDAAEGKVDAVVSDMAPNMSGEYSLDQARSLHLARQAFETALELLDTGGDFVVKVFEGPDVDDFRADVEEEFQYVRATSPKASRDESSEVYFIAKGRLTAPVRPGDELEVEITDVGNEGDGIASVEGYRLFVPATEEGETVEVRIDDVKPNFGFAQRIDRD; this is translated from the coding sequence ATGACAGGACGCGACCACTACTACAACAAGTCGAAACAGGAAGGCTACCGCAGCCGGGCGGCCTACAAGCTCAAACAGTTAGACGACCTCGAGAACGTCATCGACCGCGGGGACGCGGTCGTCGACCTCGGCGCCGCGCCCGGCGGCTGGCTGCAGGTCGCCGCCGAGAAGGTCGGCCCCGAGGGACGGGTCGTCGGCGTCGACCTCCAGCGGATCAAGCCGTTCGACGACGACATCAACGAGCGCGTCGAGACGATCCGCGGCGACATGACCGAGGAGCGCACGCGCGACCGCGTCATCGACGCCGCCGAGGGGAAGGTCGACGCCGTCGTCTCGGACATGGCGCCCAACATGTCCGGCGAGTACTCGCTCGATCAGGCCCGCTCGCTGCACCTCGCGCGCCAGGCCTTCGAGACCGCTCTCGAGTTGCTCGACACCGGCGGCGACTTCGTCGTGAAGGTGTTCGAGGGGCCCGACGTCGACGACTTCCGGGCCGACGTCGAGGAGGAGTTCCAGTACGTCCGCGCGACCAGCCCGAAGGCTTCCCGCGACGAATCCTCGGAGGTGTACTTCATCGCGAAGGGCCGACTCACCGCACCCGTCCGGCCGGGCGACGAACTCGAGGTCGAGATCACCGACGTCGGCAACGAGGGCGACGGCATCGCCTCGGTCGAGGGCTACCGGCTGTTCGTCCCCGCGACGGAGGAGGGCGAGACTGTCGAGGTGCGCATCGACGACGTCAAGCCGAACTTCGGGTTCGCCCAGCGGATCGATCGGGACTGA
- a CDS encoding ribbon-helix-helix protein, CopG family — MPKISVEIPQELLDDLDDHVGDDGKFVNRSDAIRASIRKTLDIMDEIDERHDRLEEDDA, encoded by the coding sequence ATGCCGAAGATCAGCGTCGAAATCCCGCAAGAACTGCTCGACGATCTGGACGACCACGTCGGCGACGACGGGAAATTCGTCAACCGCAGCGACGCGATCCGCGCCTCGATTCGGAAGACGCTCGATATCATGGACGAGATCGACGAGCGCCACGATCGGCTCGAGGAGGACGACGCCTAA
- a CDS encoding twin-arginine translocase subunit TatC has protein sequence MSSAVDEDTARAINSGRETLGALLSSAQTHLQKVFIVFVIGFIGSFYALRVFVWDFLKATAKAEMSQEIGQATDIITRTPFEVILLQAKIGMLIGVILAIPALLYFSRDALRERGVHSVVPVSKWYAAALGLISITLFCVGVGYAYGVFFPFAFDFLATISYEAGVNPHWGITEFTQFTVLLTLSFGLAAQLPLAMSALAYTEIVSYETFRDKWRHAIIAITVFGAMFSPPDPFTLVMWALPLFALYVFSLGLSKVVTNIRRRGAAELDTGVGLVKRRVLQFVGALAAVAVGTTVVINQNGLDRTEEALLPLLPSGIRPDGLTLGGLESLSAEYGLLGDAAIGLVIAAVVGLVALIGYTIKVLQSPVYPREDDIRTADDPDEIDFETLAAGDVEDVPAQVFLSMEEEEALEYSRQAMYDDNRDKAEAILNRFDTLQAQADDDDGSDSGDGDGVAANRPDAAGSSAGEEEEESVVASTAAGMLDPFTEDETTEDDVGGYAYDLAFIVDSLTSKTIYIVGVFMAVLGGTFLALYQGGFGIILAQFVDRVPNEALAEVADGNEAYLTEDMTTEATIQLLQDLGLVVALEPVEVLIFMVKVSTILGFVSVLPLICYWGWPAAKERGLVTGDSRIFLVWGLALFAGFGLGIFLGFYWIAPAVISYLITDALANGMEVSYRINSFSWLVIYTTLGVGFLFNVVVTMALFHIGGIVSYRTMLERWRPAVVGVFAIAAFASPKGILTMLLLAIPIALTYLLGLAVLYVLTAGGRLFGGGRGGAPAEPEADADGAVAE, from the coding sequence ATGAGTTCTGCCGTCGACGAGGACACCGCCCGAGCGATCAATAGCGGGCGGGAAACCCTCGGCGCACTGCTCTCGAGCGCCCAGACGCACCTTCAGAAGGTGTTTATCGTCTTCGTTATCGGCTTCATCGGCTCGTTCTACGCCCTGCGGGTCTTCGTCTGGGACTTCCTCAAGGCGACGGCGAAGGCCGAGATGAGTCAAGAGATCGGCCAGGCGACCGACATCATCACTCGAACGCCGTTCGAAGTGATCCTCCTGCAAGCGAAGATCGGGATGCTCATCGGAGTTATCCTCGCAATCCCTGCGCTGCTGTACTTCTCTCGAGACGCGCTTCGCGAGCGGGGCGTCCATTCGGTCGTCCCCGTCTCGAAGTGGTACGCCGCCGCCCTCGGGCTGATCTCGATAACCCTGTTCTGCGTCGGCGTCGGCTACGCCTACGGCGTCTTCTTCCCCTTCGCCTTCGATTTCCTCGCGACGATCTCCTACGAGGCCGGCGTCAACCCCCACTGGGGGATCACCGAGTTCACGCAGTTTACCGTCCTGTTGACCCTTTCGTTCGGTCTCGCGGCGCAGCTTCCGCTGGCGATGAGCGCCCTCGCGTACACCGAGATCGTCTCCTACGAGACCTTCCGCGACAAGTGGCGCCACGCGATCATCGCCATCACGGTCTTCGGCGCGATGTTCTCGCCGCCGGACCCGTTCACGCTGGTCATGTGGGCGCTGCCGCTGTTCGCGCTCTACGTCTTCAGCCTCGGCCTCTCGAAGGTCGTCACCAACATCCGTCGCCGCGGCGCGGCCGAACTCGACACCGGGGTTGGCCTCGTGAAACGGCGCGTGCTCCAGTTCGTCGGCGCGCTGGCGGCCGTCGCCGTCGGCACGACCGTCGTCATCAATCAGAACGGACTCGACCGGACCGAAGAAGCGCTGCTCCCCCTGCTGCCGTCCGGGATCCGCCCTGACGGGCTCACGCTCGGCGGCCTCGAGTCGCTCTCGGCCGAGTACGGCCTGCTCGGCGACGCCGCCATCGGGCTGGTCATCGCGGCCGTCGTCGGCCTCGTCGCCCTCATCGGGTACACGATAAAGGTGCTGCAGTCGCCGGTCTACCCCCGAGAGGACGATATCCGGACCGCGGACGACCCGGACGAGATCGACTTCGAGACGCTCGCGGCCGGGGACGTCGAGGACGTCCCGGCGCAGGTATTCCTCTCGATGGAGGAGGAGGAAGCCCTCGAGTACTCCCGGCAGGCGATGTACGACGACAACCGGGACAAGGCCGAGGCGATCCTCAACCGGTTCGATACGCTTCAGGCACAGGCAGACGACGACGACGGCAGCGACTCGGGCGACGGCGACGGCGTGGCAGCCAACAGGCCCGACGCCGCCGGCAGCAGCGCCGGCGAGGAAGAAGAGGAAAGCGTCGTCGCGAGCACCGCTGCGGGGATGCTCGATCCCTTCACCGAGGACGAGACCACCGAGGACGACGTCGGCGGCTACGCCTACGACCTCGCGTTCATCGTCGACAGCCTCACCTCCAAGACGATCTACATCGTCGGCGTCTTCATGGCCGTCCTCGGCGGCACCTTCCTCGCGCTCTACCAGGGTGGCTTCGGCATCATCCTCGCACAGTTCGTCGATCGGGTCCCCAACGAGGCGCTCGCGGAGGTCGCCGACGGCAACGAAGCCTACCTCACCGAGGACATGACGACCGAGGCGACGATCCAGTTGCTCCAGGACCTCGGCTTAGTCGTCGCGCTCGAGCCCGTGGAAGTGCTCATCTTCATGGTGAAGGTGAGTACGATCCTCGGGTTCGTCTCCGTGTTGCCGCTGATCTGCTACTGGGGCTGGCCGGCCGCCAAGGAACGCGGGCTCGTCACCGGCGACTCCCGGATCTTCCTCGTCTGGGGGCTCGCGCTGTTCGCCGGCTTCGGACTCGGGATTTTCCTCGGGTTCTACTGGATCGCGCCGGCCGTGATCTCCTACCTGATCACCGACGCGCTGGCCAACGGGATGGAGGTCTCCTACCGGATCAACAGCTTCTCCTGGCTCGTGATCTACACGACGCTGGGCGTGGGATTCCTCTTTAACGTCGTCGTCACGATGGCGCTGTTCCACATCGGCGGCATCGTCAGCTACCGCACGATGCTCGAGCGCTGGCGGCCGGCCGTCGTCGGGGTCTTCGCGATCGCGGCCTTCGCCAGCCCGAAGGGCATTCTGACGATGCTGCTGCTGGCGATCCCGATCGCGCTCACCTACCTGCTCGGGCTGGCCGTCCTCTACGTGCTCACCGCGGGCGGTCGCCTCTTCGGCGGCGGTCGCGGCGGCGCGCCGGCCGAGCCGGAAGCCGACGCTGACGGCGCGGTCGCCGAGTGA
- the tatC gene encoding twin-arginine translocase subunit TatC has product MSDESAADGSADSVASGFRARTRRRRDERLLPDGGSTPPEDEGADSGSGSDSESSSSANADSDSDSNSSAATANDDDETETPPVETDGEGVVNPESGAGAGESYPDPEYPDPDDEDLDGLETPPDDEEMPLADHIEEMILRLAVVLLFGTAGTAIGLLFASDAISYIWTDVFPAAAEEVPPPHVYHPLELWLTRIKLSALLGIMVALPTFVYECYLFMRPGLYPHERKYYLAAVPTSVVLAGIGMVFSYVLVLPVLFQYFTYYAEGSAAIAYALGDTFDLIITLTGFLAIVFQIPLFIMLAIMMGVTTRRWLAQKRLYFWAAFLGLSFMFTFDPSGMAPILVAIVMVALFEGTLLILKWVGTE; this is encoded by the coding sequence ATGTCGGACGAGTCGGCAGCCGACGGAAGCGCGGATTCCGTCGCATCCGGTTTCCGCGCTCGGACTCGCAGGCGCCGCGACGAGCGATTGCTCCCCGACGGCGGGTCGACTCCGCCCGAAGACGAGGGCGCGGATTCGGGTTCAGGTTCGGATTCGGAGTCGAGTTCGAGCGCGAACGCGGACTCAGACTCGGACTCGAACTCGAGCGCTGCGACCGCGAACGACGACGACGAGACCGAAACGCCGCCGGTCGAAACCGACGGCGAAGGCGTCGTCAACCCCGAATCCGGTGCCGGCGCCGGCGAGTCCTACCCCGACCCCGAGTATCCGGATCCCGACGACGAGGATCTCGACGGCCTCGAGACGCCGCCGGACGACGAGGAGATGCCGCTGGCCGATCACATCGAGGAGATGATCCTCCGGCTGGCGGTCGTCCTGCTGTTCGGGACGGCCGGGACGGCGATCGGGTTGCTGTTCGCGTCCGACGCGATCAGCTACATTTGGACCGACGTCTTCCCCGCCGCGGCCGAGGAGGTGCCGCCGCCGCACGTCTACCATCCGCTCGAGCTGTGGCTGACCCGGATCAAGCTCTCGGCGCTTTTGGGGATCATGGTCGCACTGCCGACGTTCGTCTACGAGTGTTACCTGTTCATGCGACCGGGGCTGTACCCCCACGAGCGCAAGTACTACCTCGCGGCGGTCCCGACGAGCGTCGTGCTCGCGGGCATCGGGATGGTCTTTTCCTACGTGCTGGTGTTGCCCGTCCTCTTCCAGTATTTCACGTACTACGCCGAGGGGAGCGCCGCTATCGCGTACGCCCTTGGCGACACGTTCGACCTGATTATCACGCTGACCGGCTTCCTCGCGATCGTCTTCCAGATTCCGCTGTTCATCATGCTGGCGATCATGATGGGCGTAACGACTCGCCGGTGGCTCGCCCAGAAGCGGCTGTACTTCTGGGCCGCGTTCCTCGGCCTTTCGTTCATGTTCACGTTCGACCCCTCGGGGATGGCGCCGATCCTCGTCGCGATCGTCATGGTCGCGCTGTTCGAGGGCACGCTGCTGATCCTGAAGTGGGTCGGCACGGAGTGA